Proteins from a genomic interval of Quercus robur chromosome 9, dhQueRobu3.1, whole genome shotgun sequence:
- the LOC126699594 gene encoding F-box/kelch-repeat protein At3g23880-like isoform X8, which translates to MSHKKEARPSMILQRRTKHDLPLPDEIMLEILARLPVKSLLRFRCVCKTWYSFITNPSFISTHLLCYNHDDDGYVIHMPKTNFFMVLFYRPHCQICTVASDRTFETMSEFRIPFTIESGYPNLVGSCNGILCFSDFITAKSKDVYLWNPSIRKFKRLPNTCLTLLCNVALGFGYDSQNNDYKIVRFSSTIAKPPEVEVYSLSSDSWKRIELGISWRPNVLAHNFNCTLASPFVSGHLHWMIEIIEKGSEQEERFTSMILSFDVSSEKFKELPLPDEGGCFTKCLTSFKEKLALIKFGSRVLSCSIWVMREYGVFDSWNKLGVVPVGSYLNFIGFTKYGLLLVRKRSQLVSTNSELESKDKSFLIDPETLHEKEISYISNQVDNHLDIAAYMENLALLDGENLVSY; encoded by the coding sequence ATGTCCCATAAGAAAGAAGCCCGACCATCGATGATTCTCCAACGTAGGACGAAGCATGATCTCCCACTCCCAGACGAAATCATGTTGGAAATTTTAGCAAGACTTCCAGTGAAATCCCTCCTAAGATTCAGGTGCGTTTGCAAAACCTGGTACTCTTTTATCACCAACCCCAGTTTCATCTCCACCCACTTGTTGTGCTACAATCATGATGATGATGGCTATGTCATACACATGCCCAAGACTAATTTTTTCATGGTTCTTTTTTATCGTCCTCACTGTCAAATCTGTACGGTCGCTTCGGACCGCACGTTTGAAACTATGTCCGAGTTTAGAATTCCCTTCACTATTGAATCTGGGTATCCCAATTTAGTGGGTTCTTGTAATGGCATATTATGTTTCAGTGATTTTATCACAGCAAAGTCTAAAGATGTATACTTGTGGAACCCcagtattagaaaatttaagagGTTGCCCAATACTTGCTTGACCCTGTTATGTAATGTGGCACTCGGATTTGGGTATGATTCCCAGAATAATGACTACAAGATTGTCAGGTTTTCGTCGACTATTGCCAAACCCCCTGAGGTTGAGGTGTACTCATTAAGTTCGGATTCATGGAAAAGAATTGAACTTGGAATCTCGTGGAGACCCAATGTTTTGGCCCACAACTTTAATTGTACTTTGGCATCCCCATTTGTGAGTGGACATTTGCATTGGATGATAGAAATCATAGAAAAAGGAAGTGAGCAAGAGGAGCGTTTTACTTCTATGATTTTGTCATTTGATGTCAGTAGTGAGAAATTCAAAGAGCTACCACTGCCTGATGAAGGAGGTTGTTTTACAAAATGTCTTACGTCATTCAAGGAAAAACTGGCTTTGATTAAGTTTGGAAGTCGTGTGCTTTCGTGCTCCATTTGGGTGATGAGGGAGTACGGTGTGTTTGATTCCTGGAATAAACTCGGTGTTGTACCAGTTGGAAGCTATCTTAATTTCATTGGTTTCACCAAGTATGGTTTACTTCTAGTTCGAAAAAGGTCTCAGCTGGTCTCTACTAACAGTGAATTAGAGAGCAAAGATAAGTCTTTTTTAATTGACCCTGAAACTCTGCACGAGAAGGAGATTAGTTACATTAGTAATCAAGTTGATAATCATTTAGACATAGCTGCTTACATGGAGAACCTTGCTTTACTTGATGGAGAAAATCTGGTATCTTACTGA